Proteins encoded within one genomic window of Methanobrevibacter thaueri:
- a CDS encoding FprA family A-type flavoprotein → MKAKAVKIADGVYWVGVIHWHSRTFHGYGIPGTTYNAYLVFGEEKTVLIDNVYRGMFEQFDARVKDAFEQEGKEFKIDVFVQNHSEMDHSTFLRQTIEEYNPDAEIYASQNCINFLEAQYHNFSDLEINAVATGDELDIGGRTLKFISAPMLHWPDSMFTLLAEEGILFSNDAFGQHVAHSKRFDEDYDTQYLLREAQKYYANLVTLGSPMLRMKLDELTNTGLINDIKMIAPCHGQIWKNPAPIVEKYSEWGSGVCKDKITVIYDTMHHSTEKLAYQIAEGIMSEGVEVVMYFMQEDGPDDVITDILDSKAIALGAPTMMNKPFPRIGNMMYWLDCVNFKGTGSEKNALIFSSKGWGGGAVAKLQNDLEAAGFTVTDTLDVLFVPDEDVMAEAFEKGAELARSIKE, encoded by the coding sequence ATGAAAGCAAAAGCAGTTAAAATAGCAGATGGCGTCTATTGGGTTGGAGTAATCCATTGGCACAGCAGAACTTTCCATGGATATGGAATTCCTGGAACAACCTATAATGCATACCTTGTATTCGGTGAAGAAAAAACCGTATTGATTGATAACGTTTACAGGGGAATGTTCGAACAGTTCGATGCAAGGGTAAAGGACGCATTCGAACAGGAAGGAAAAGAGTTCAAGATTGATGTGTTTGTTCAAAACCACTCAGAAATGGACCATTCCACCTTCTTAAGACAAACCATAGAAGAGTACAACCCTGATGCTGAAATCTATGCTTCACAAAATTGTATCAACTTCTTGGAAGCTCAATATCACAACTTCTCAGACTTGGAAATCAACGCCGTTGCAACCGGTGATGAGTTAGACATTGGCGGAAGAACCCTCAAATTCATTTCCGCACCGATGCTTCACTGGCCTGACAGCATGTTCACCCTTCTCGCAGAGGAAGGCATATTGTTCTCAAACGACGCATTCGGACAGCATGTGGCTCATTCCAAAAGATTCGATGAGGATTATGATACACAATATTTACTTAGGGAAGCACAAAAATACTACGCTAACCTAGTTACCTTAGGCTCCCCAATGCTTAGAATGAAATTGGATGAATTGACCAACACAGGTTTAATCAATGATATAAAAATGATTGCACCATGTCACGGTCAAATCTGGAAAAACCCAGCTCCAATAGTTGAAAAATACTCAGAATGGGGATCAGGTGTATGTAAGGACAAAATCACTGTCATCTATGACACAATGCACCACTCAACCGAAAAATTGGCTTATCAAATCGCTGAAGGTATAATGAGTGAAGGTGTTGAGGTTGTAATGTATTTCATGCAAGAGGACGGTCCTGATGATGTAATTACAGACATATTGGACTCCAAAGCTATTGCGCTCGGTGCTCCTACAATGATGAACAAGCCATTCCCAAGAATTGGTAACATGATGTACTGGCTGGATTGTGTCAACTTCAAGGGAACCGGCAGCGAGAAAAACGCATTGATCTTCTCATCCAAAGGATGGGGTGGAGGTGCTGTGGCAAAACTCCAAAATGATTTGGAAGCTGCAGGATTCACTGTAACCGACACTTTGGATGTATTGTTCGTGCCTGATGAGGATGTCATGGCTGAAGCATTCGAGAAAGGTGCAGAGCTCGCAAGATCCATTAAAGAATAA
- a CDS encoding MraY family glycosyltransferase: MMILPQLPLYAIAIICGLLSFFVTRLTMPRIIRKLEAADIVGKDIHKSWKPVVAEMGGFGILFGFIIGMFSGIYMHDILAFPLVIVLVVILLVGMIGIVDDLLALSSKEKFFLLFLAGLPLIWAAPSNVGLLYLITIPIALSIGSNLTNMLAGLNGIESGLGIISMTSLTIACIILGKYDVTIISMSMLGALIAFLYFNRYPAQIFPGDTGTLIIGAAIVSIAFIGRVKLIALIVLMPNIIDAALKFYSAGVMNRQQQKPTQLNDEGKLVRPQQGFKSLIRLVLRKPISEKDAVTIIWGIGILFGVLGILVALIMPGMLENQTLANFLHVKEMFYHI; this comes from the coding sequence ATGATGATTTTACCACAACTTCCGTTATATGCAATAGCCATAATCTGTGGGTTACTATCCTTTTTTGTAACCAGATTAACTATGCCTAGGATTATTAGAAAACTTGAAGCTGCAGACATTGTTGGAAAAGATATACACAAATCCTGGAAACCGGTTGTAGCCGAAATGGGTGGATTCGGAATACTCTTTGGATTCATCATCGGAATGTTTTCAGGAATATACATGCACGACATCCTGGCGTTTCCGCTTGTGATTGTCCTTGTAGTGATTTTGCTTGTAGGAATGATTGGAATCGTGGACGACCTTCTTGCATTGTCCTCAAAAGAAAAGTTCTTCCTGCTGTTTCTTGCGGGCCTGCCATTAATCTGGGCGGCACCATCAAATGTGGGGCTATTGTACCTGATAACAATACCTATCGCATTGTCAATAGGATCCAACCTCACCAACATGCTTGCGGGATTGAATGGAATCGAATCAGGTTTGGGAATCATTTCAATGACCTCCCTGACAATCGCATGTATCATCTTGGGCAAATATGATGTAACAATCATTTCCATGAGTATGCTCGGTGCATTAATCGCATTTTTATATTTCAACAGGTATCCTGCACAGATTTTCCCAGGGGACACCGGAACACTCATCATCGGAGCAGCTATCGTCTCAATTGCATTCATCGGTAGGGTAAAATTAATCGCTTTGATAGTGCTGATGCCGAACATCATTGATGCTGCATTGAAATTCTACTCAGCAGGTGTCATGAACCGTCAACAGCAAAAGCCGACACAATTGAACGATGAGGGAAAGCTTGTCCGTCCGCAGCAAGGTTTCAAGTCATTAATCAGACTTGTTTTGAGAAAGCCTATTTCAGAAAAGGATGCGGTCACAATAATCTGGGGAATCGGAATACTGTTTGGAGTATTAGGTATCCTTGTAGCGTTAATAATGCCTGGAATGCTTGAAAACCAGACACTGGCGAACTTCCTTCATGTCAAGGAGATGTTCTATCATATTTAG
- a CDS encoding 2,5-diamino-6-(ribosylamino)-4(3H)-pyrimidinone 5'-phosphate reductase, with protein MRPYVILNAAMTLDGKIATQTGSSNISGKEDLERVHELRKECDAIMVGIGTVMADDPRLTVHKIDANPEDNPVRVVVDSKCRTPIDARITNGDAHTVIACANEYKEEFKSSEKFEAFKEKGVKVFFSGDKRVDLSALMSYLHEEGIEKLMLEGGATLNFSMIKAGLIDEIRICIAPMVVGGANAKTFFDGEGFDLMDDAIKLELIDSYSLGKDLILTYKVI; from the coding sequence ATGAGACCTTATGTTATACTGAATGCGGCAATGACCTTGGACGGTAAAATCGCAACTCAAACCGGAAGCTCAAACATCTCCGGCAAAGAGGACTTGGAAAGGGTTCATGAGCTTAGAAAGGAATGCGACGCAATCATGGTGGGTATCGGAACGGTGATGGCTGACGATCCAAGATTGACAGTCCATAAAATCGATGCCAATCCCGAAGACAATCCTGTTCGGGTGGTTGTGGACAGCAAATGCAGAACCCCAATCGATGCAAGAATCACCAATGGAGACGCACATACCGTCATAGCATGCGCCAATGAGTATAAGGAAGAGTTCAAGAGTTCCGAAAAATTCGAAGCATTTAAGGAGAAGGGAGTCAAGGTTTTCTTTTCAGGCGATAAGAGAGTGGACCTGAGTGCGCTTATGAGCTATCTGCATGAGGAAGGCATTGAAAAGCTGATGCTCGAAGGTGGAGCAACACTGAACTTCTCAATGATTAAGGCAGGACTCATTGATGAGATAAGGATTTGCATTGCGCCGATGGTTGTCGGTGGAGCTAATGCGAAGACCTTCTTTGACGGTGAGGGCTTTGATTTGATGGATGATGCGATAAAACTAGAATTGATTGATTCATACAGTCTTGGAAAAGACCTTATTTTAACTTATAAAGTGATTTAA
- a CDS encoding DUF530 domain-containing protein, which produces MPESVLVSKVESYLIEISNDSISLDDIDDFDNFKSLYFKLDDRLDKLQRFKDDMDAQGYTTPFTSINKYGTKSVAEVAIEEKGESSRHNQIFRMKANAKKNILDRVKSAIDSHKIALGNLEQFGYVKCNSCYKKYSMSEYKQMDAKCSCGSQGFTFKINKEATHRIEIIPYLPLSGNYMVLRNELSSYGRESLKQVFNILKQERKGVVKTISMRIRFRDKNKRLIRRNISLGSEYVNNYDEEVRRRYGREVRIESLRFNRTKPAIIDDNHARMALAIGYVKYGEEIIESIKDEILKRRLTDFKRINKYDEITNTYKNASPEFIDQNDIDEIEDWRKAQIEDSFRKLGYIDKFGNLTRSLKRDLKIRENIYRNTLKNIASALIIWDIFKYYMTTSNNSRKHDIGPFPYIRIELDREQRKVFQASYTNVIETLNSYTDIKIIPIPEMDLLLYEKFKFEKEIRSINIKFNHVALGAALINLNSDIELSKISNAFNINESRVKKEIEHIDTIKNPKSDKLKRFNELIKK; this is translated from the coding sequence ATGCCAGAATCTGTCCTAGTAAGTAAAGTCGAAAGTTATTTGATTGAAATATCAAACGATTCAATTAGCTTGGATGATATTGATGATTTTGATAATTTCAAAAGTCTTTATTTTAAGCTAGATGACAGATTAGACAAATTACAACGTTTTAAAGATGATATGGATGCCCAAGGGTACACCACTCCTTTTACATCCATAAACAAGTATGGAACCAAATCCGTTGCTGAAGTGGCCATTGAGGAGAAGGGCGAAAGCAGTCGCCATAACCAGATATTCCGGATGAAGGCAAACGCCAAAAAGAACATTCTGGACAGGGTCAAATCAGCAATCGACTCACATAAGATAGCCCTTGGAAATCTGGAACAGTTCGGATATGTCAAGTGCAACTCATGCTATAAGAAATATTCCATGAGTGAATACAAGCAGATGGACGCCAAATGCAGTTGCGGAAGTCAGGGATTCACATTCAAGATAAACAAGGAAGCCACTCACCGGATAGAGATCATCCCCTACTTGCCATTGTCAGGAAATTACATGGTTCTCAGAAATGAGCTGTCATCATACGGCAGGGAATCTCTCAAGCAGGTCTTCAACATTCTTAAACAGGAACGTAAGGGTGTTGTAAAGACTATATCCATGAGGATACGTTTCAGAGACAAGAACAAGCGTCTTATTCGAAGAAACATATCATTGGGCTCAGAATACGTTAACAACTATGATGAGGAAGTCAGGCGCAGATACGGTAGGGAAGTGAGGATTGAGTCCTTAAGGTTCAATAGGACAAAACCTGCAATTATCGATGACAATCATGCAAGAATGGCCCTGGCTATAGGTTATGTCAAATACGGTGAAGAGATAATCGAAAGCATCAAGGATGAAATCCTGAAAAGAAGGCTGACTGATTTCAAGCGCATAAACAAATATGATGAGATAACCAACACCTACAAGAATGCCTCACCAGAGTTCATCGACCAGAACGACATTGATGAAATCGAGGACTGGAGAAAGGCACAGATAGAGGATAGCTTTAGGAAATTGGGCTACATCGACAAGTTCGGAAATCTGACAAGATCCCTAAAGCGTGATTTGAAGATAAGGGAGAACATCTATAGGAACACCCTAAAGAATATCGCATCAGCCTTGATTATCTGGGATATCTTCAAGTACTACATGACAACCTCAAACAATTCACGTAAACACGATATCGGACCATTCCCATACATTCGTATCGAGCTTGACCGTGAACAGAGAAAGGTGTTCCAGGCATCATATACCAATGTCATCGAAACCCTAAACAGCTATACCGATATCAAAATCATTCCAATCCCTGAAATGGACCTTCTATTATATGAGAAATTCAAGTTCGAAAAGGAGATAAGAAGTATCAATATCAAGTTCAACCATGTGGCATTGGGTGCCGCATTGATTAACTTAAATTCCGACATTGAACTGTCAAAAATCAGCAATGCATTCAACATCAACGAATCAAGAGTCAAAAAGGAAATCGAGCATATTGACACCATCAAAAATCCGAAAAGCGACAAGTTAAAAAGATTCAACGAATTGATTAAAAAGTGA
- a CDS encoding flavodoxin, which produces MSSLVIYFSRNGENYFGGELKNIEKGNTEVIAEYIQEIDGADLFKVEPAVEYPEDYMKCIDVAKKEQQSDARPEIKETLESIDDYDTIYIGFPNWWGTLPMPMFTQLEQLDFAGKVVKPFVTHEGSGFGSSQKDLAKLCQGAEIKGGLSIPGASVYDAKNTVKVWIDE; this is translated from the coding sequence ATGTCAAGCTTAGTAATTTATTTTTCAAGAAACGGTGAAAACTACTTCGGAGGAGAACTCAAAAACATAGAGAAAGGAAACACCGAGGTCATTGCCGAATACATTCAGGAAATTGATGGTGCAGATCTATTTAAGGTGGAACCTGCAGTTGAATACCCTGAAGACTACATGAAATGCATTGACGTTGCCAAAAAGGAACAGCAATCAGATGCAAGGCCTGAAATCAAGGAGACACTTGAAAGCATTGATGATTATGACACCATATACATTGGTTTTCCTAACTGGTGGGGAACATTACCGATGCCTATGTTCACCCAATTGGAGCAATTAGACTTTGCGGGTAAAGTCGTAAAGCCTTTTGTAACCCACGAAGGTTCCGGTTTCGGTTCATCACAAAAGGATTTGGCCAAATTATGCCAAGGAGCTGAAATCAAGGGAGGTTTATCCATTCCTGGGGCTAGTGTATATGATGCTAAAAACACTGTGAAAGTGTGGATAGACGAATAA
- a CDS encoding histidinol phosphate phosphatase domain-containing protein → MNKRIDLHMHSLFSDGELLPSELARRALKLNHEAIAITDHVDWSNVDTIPAIQDAIDDINANWDITVVLGAEVTHAPCESIDGIAARAKELGAKIVVVHGETLNEPVTPGTNRAAVESEHVDILGHPGLITVEEAELAKENDIYLEISARKGHCLGNGHVANVAREVGNKLLVDTDTHAPSDLITFEKSYEIALGAGLSPDEAMKAIVDNPRELLKSKGIL, encoded by the coding sequence TTGAACAAAAGAATAGATTTACATATGCATAGTTTATTCAGTGACGGCGAATTGCTGCCGTCCGAACTGGCTAGAAGAGCTTTAAAATTAAATCATGAAGCAATAGCAATCACAGACCATGTCGATTGGTCAAACGTTGACACAATTCCTGCCATTCAGGATGCAATTGACGACATCAATGCGAACTGGGACATAACCGTTGTACTCGGTGCAGAGGTCACCCATGCCCCTTGCGAATCAATCGACGGAATTGCCGCAAGAGCAAAGGAATTGGGTGCAAAGATTGTTGTGGTCCATGGTGAGACTTTAAACGAACCTGTCACCCCTGGAACCAACCGTGCCGCAGTGGAATCCGAACATGTTGATATCTTAGGACATCCTGGATTGATAACAGTCGAAGAGGCTGAACTTGCAAAGGAAAACGACATCTATCTTGAGATTTCCGCCCGTAAGGGACACTGCCTTGGAAACGGACATGTTGCAAACGTTGCACGTGAAGTAGGAAACAAGCTGCTAGTTGACACAGACACCCACGCCCCAAGCGACCTGATAACATTCGAAAAGTCATATGAGATAGCTTTAGGAGCAGGATTGTCTCCAGATGAAGCCATGAAGGCCATTGTCGACAACCCACGTGAACTATTGAAAAGCAAAGGGATCTTATGA
- a CDS encoding DUF2115 family protein: MKASKLLEIIRENLKDYDIEYVRNKVTDDRYKDPLTKKLAKYNSETYDDIYGIDIVDDFEIKDALINNLKKDIGFYFDTYAGGDEETKYFTENLSLYLALIAKKPLHPFSEDKKDDIFFTDGEFYCKGRAQYIHDKNTLCKYCVSKNMPFNMMF, from the coding sequence ATGAAAGCGTCAAAACTTTTGGAAATAATCCGTGAAAACCTGAAGGATTACGATATAGAATACGTTAGAAACAAGGTAACCGACGACAGGTATAAGGACCCTTTAACAAAAAAGCTTGCAAAATATAACTCTGAAACATATGACGACATATATGGAATAGATATCGTTGACGATTTTGAAATAAAGGATGCCCTGATTAACAATTTGAAAAAGGACATCGGCTTTTATTTTGACACATATGCCGGCGGTGATGAGGAAACCAAGTATTTCACCGAAAACCTTTCACTGTATCTTGCATTGATTGCCAAAAAGCCTCTTCATCCTTTTTCAGAAGACAAAAAAGATGATATTTTCTTCACTGACGGAGAATTCTATTGCAAGGGCCGTGCCCAATACATCCATGATAAAAATACACTATGCAAATATTGCGTATCAAAGAATATGCCATTTAATATGATGTTTTAA